Genomic DNA from Penaeus monodon isolate SGIC_2016 chromosome 4, NSTDA_Pmon_1, whole genome shotgun sequence:
tatttgtgtatgtaagtaaactgtatatatatatatatatatatatatatatatatatatatatatatatatatatatatatatatatatgtgtgtgtgtgtgtgtgtgtgtgtgtgtgtgtgtgtgtgtgtgtgtgtgtgtgtgtgttttattcatctctttacttatttacacacacacacacacacacacacacacacacacacacacacacacacacacacacacacacacacacacacacacacacacacacacacaccacacacacacacacacacacacacacacgtgtgtgtgtgtgtgtgtgatatatttgtgtatgtaagtaaactgtgtgtgtgtgtatatatatatatatatttatttatttatttattcacacacacacacacacacacacacacacacacacacacacacactcactcactcactcactcactcactcactcactcactcactcacacactcactcactcactcactcactcactcacacacacacacacactatgttttGTACTTGTACGTGTGTATAACGGTTGCCTTTCAGTGTGTAAAGGCATACTCCGATGCGTTACCCGTGTACCGGATTTCCTTACTCTGGAGAGGACTGCGCCTCCACGCCTTTGCTATCTAatgaatgattttatgttttttactattatgtatacataatagtaaaaaacataaaaaggtaaGTACACTGACATTTACATGAAATGCTTGCCCAGTCCTTACGATGATTTATAGATGACAATGTGtatgtaaacacgcacacgcacacgcatactcaATTCATactcacattttatatatatatatatatatatatataatattatatataatataatatttatatatatatatatatatatattatatatatatatatataatatatatatattaagtgtgtgtgtgtgtgtgtgtgtgtgtgtgtgtgttgtgtgtgtggtgtgtgtgtgtgtgtgtgcgtgtgtgtgcgtgtgtgtgcgcgcgtttgcgtgtgcgtgtttacataCACATTGTCATCTATAAATcattgtgtttgagtgtatgtgcatgtttgcgtgtgcgtgtgtgtgcgtgcgcgtgtggaatatatatatatatatatatatatatcttattgatataatatctatgttataatttatatatatatatatttgtgtgtgtgtgtgtgtgtgtgtgtgtgtatgtgtgtgtgtgtgtgtgtgtgtgtgtgtgtgcgtgtgtgtgtgtgtgtgtgtgtgtgtgtgtgtgtgtgtgtgtgtgtgcccgcgtacGAGCTTGCGCGTGTGAGCTTACAGGATTTCTGGCAACAAGCAAATGGATTAGGagctgaaaattattttttagatttggcTGGTATTGGTTATCcttgtttacttttatattagCTGCATTTATTTGCAAAATCAATATTCTTTTCACAGATTTGAATAATGTGACTGTTAGCTGTTTTAACTTATCACTGCCtgatatttaaaaacttttttttttaagatctagTTTCCACTTTACAGAAAATTTCATTGAAGCCATGAGCCAACACTTTGTAAGGGATCAACGCTAACTTTAGATTATATGCCTGAAATTTTCTAAAGGTGAAACTGGTTGGTCTCTTACTAaaaaataagtacataaatacaACTTTACTTAATGTAGGGTCTAAAACTTACTTTATCCATATGAGATATGGTTATCAACTTATTTGACATAATACAaagttattcaatttttttttttttttttttttttttttttttcaataagtaaACTACCCTTAACTTTAGTATGGGCCATTGGGGTTTAAGGGTTAAAGCTTTCTCAGGATTATTTGATTTCTGCTCCCATCCTGTGATCTGAATTGTGCTATATATTCTGATCAAAAAGTCTTCAAGTGCCCATTTGTTTTTCCATATGATGAAGAGCACAGACGAGTTGAAACAACATAGTTTATTCCTCTTTTACTACTGTGGCTGTGTTGCATTGCATCCTTTTGCGCATGTTTGGGTTTATGTGCAACAGtttgtatttaattattcatatagctacatatttcttttattccattttgtaTCAACAAGTACACTTCTCTTTTTCTTGGCCACATATATGAGACTGTTGAGCACAATGATACACTAAGTGAACATCATTCTCAGTAAGATACAAAaactgagaagaagaaaaaaagaaaaaaaaaaaaatcattcatttatttacaaaatCACAATCTATAACTGGCATGAAATTAATAATTCTCTTATTCACTTAACACCAAGGAAGTTTCTACAGAGTAAAAACTTCTCAGCTGAATCACTCCTACTTGAAGGTGGCTTGATGGGCTTCACATTCTTGTAAAACTTCCTCATGTCATCTGAGATCTTTTGGGTCATATATCCTTCCCAAATCTAGAAATGAGAAAGGTGGTAAAAGACAAGAATAAATGATGTACTAGTTTTAATCTAAGGGAGAGGAATAacatgtggtaaaaaaaaaggaggaaaaggaagctgAAGGAATggcagagacaaaataaaatggcTATCATATcagtactgtaaaaaaaaatgcatgaactATTTCAAATCTATATACGAATGTACCTTGCATAAAAATGATCCTCCAATGGCAGAATTCTGGACAGCAAATCTCAAGGCAGAATAGGCAAGGTTGATAATATTTTCATGATCAAGTGCTTTTGTGCCTGATGCATTGGGAGCCATATCAGATAAAACAACATTCACCTGGAAGAGAAATCATTAACAGAGTACCAAAACACGTTTAATATGTGTAGTAAATAATTAAGTCCATGTTGTAGCAAATAACAAGCCAAGAGTACAATTTAACTTCAAGTTCATACCTTTCTTCCCTGAAGCAAGTCTAAAAGCTGCTGTTGTGTTTTGGGACAAGTGAAGTCCCTCCCTCCAAGGAAAGTGGCACCGGGCAGGGAATGGACAGGGGTCAGGTCAACCCCTATCACAAGGCCCTGAGGTTTGCTTTTATCTGGAAAATAAAGTGTGCTCACTTCTCGCCTCTAAATACTGCAAGTCACATTTTttataaccaataataaataactaaacaaatatatataatatatgtgtatgtatatatttatgtatgtatgtacatatgtatacatgtatatatatacatatatatgtgtgtgtgtgtgtgtgtgtgtgtgtgtgtgtgtgtgtgtgtgtgtgtgtgtgtgtgtgtgtgtgtgtgtgtgtgtgtgtgcgtgtgtgtttgtatgcttgtgtgtgtgtatgtatgtatgtatgtatgtatgtatgtgtgtatgtatgtatctaagcatatatatatatatatatatatatatatatatataatatatatatatatatatacatatatacacatatacacatatatacacatatacacacacacacttacacatacatacatacatacatacatacatacatacatacacacacacacacacaacacacacacacacacacacacacacacacacacacacacacacacacacatatgtatatatatatgtatatatatatatatatatatatatatatatatatcatatatatatacatatacatatatatatttatatatatatatattaatattatatatatatatatatatatatatatatatacacacatatatatatacacatacactcacacaataaataattaattggCCTTTTCTCAGTTTtccaaagaaaatattatatttttcttttttgtgagataataaaaatagagcaAATAATTTAATCACTATTTACCCAACCACCACaggtttatgttctgtccctgtaattttttgtgaattttgttacatacccttttcctcgacttttggaaagggtcttttgcattatttcattgtcttaaatgttaccaagattttaataacaatgtaataatcataacatcaacaacaataataacagtatcaatatcaactgtattaaaaagaaaaacacattttcccgccaattcaaggaatggggaaatcaggatcagtcactagggcctactgatagactccttgctggttgagcacatgtggagccatctgtatgtaacaaaattcacaaaaaaactaatGGGGACAGGACATAAATCCGGGGCAGTTGGGTTAACTAGACTATACTTAACAGGATTCTCAAATTGTATATTTTCATTCTGGGAAACATTACCCTTTGGCAAACTGTTGACTCTGCTGACAGCAACCTGCGTCCATGCCCCTGGAGCAGCTCCACATTCAATAATAACTTGTCCCGGTTTTAGGATTTTATGCTGATTATCCATTTCCAGCAGCTTGTAGGCACTTCGAGCTCTGGCAAATGTAGAAAGATTTTTTCTAAAACAAGAATGTCCTTATATTTGTAAAATTCTTAAAACCTAAACAAAAATATCAAGTGACAAAGTAAAGAAATTCAAAAGAAGGCCAACATGCAAATGAATACCCGAAATATTCAGTTCCTGTCTGAGCAAGCCATTTACTGCTTCCAAGCTCAGTCTCAGCCAGAGGAATTAGAAGATATTAATTCAAGGTGATCAGCAACtatgataaaaacacacaaacacttttagAAACTCCTTTGCCATCAGGAACACTGATTTACCAACCTATACTGTTCATATTTTGCCAGTTTTACATAGGGATCATTGAGCTGCCTATGGAGCCAATCTTGGGAGCTCTTGTTCCGCCCTTTTAGGTTCTTCGGTATGACTTTACAGGTGACTGATGATGTACTGAGTGAGGCAACCTGTATCCAGTTAAAAGACAGAGACCTCATCTTGCCTTTCTGAGTCTTTCAACTTGCATCAtctgaaaattaaatattaataacttttcctttcaaatatatataatttgaaatgaATTTTTAATGACAGCCCATTCCTGTCACCCCAGCCCTCAACCAGAGTTTTCCATAATGGCATATTCCTATCATCCAGCCCTCAGCCAAAAATTTCAGATTATGACAGTCTCCTCACCCAGAAGCACTGGGTTAATGATACAAAGCCATGGGGGACACTGCATGTAAAAATGAATTTGTGGCATcaacacattatgtatatgtacatatatatatatatatatatatatatatatatacatatacatatgtatatacatatatatatcatcatcatcatcatcattaacctgAGTCAGTACACTAAAgaatgtaggcctctcccagtcctttccaactttgtcttgtgtttcttgtttccagtcttggtcctcaaattttgttattttgtcatgCCACCTTGTCACCGGTATGGCCcatggtctctttatattatttataacccagtctgttactttctttgtccatctgttggcctgtctctgatatatatatgacctgctcatggccatttttctttttgatgctcccaagtataccttccacttttgtctgttccctgacccACATTGCCCTCCtatgatctcttaggctaattcccagcatcatcctcttcatcccttTCTGGGCATTTATTTGTTTCCTCTAGTAATTTGGTTCTTGTccatgtttctgtatatatatatatatatatatatatatatatatatatatatatatatatatatatatatatatatatatatatatatatatatatatatatatatatatattttatatatatatatatatatatatatattatatgtgtatgtatatgtatacatacatacatacatgcatacatacatacatacatatatgtttcagTAAGAAattgttcttatttatttttttaaataatgacatTTACGCCCATCTATTAAAAGTTGATGATTACTAATGCTGAATTCAGTtggacaaaaaaaatcaagattgaTTTCTTTCATACTACTTTTAGTTTGGCATAATTTCACTTACCACAGCCATGCAGTACAAGGTAAAATTTGCCTGTAATGGATAGAATGACTGAAAATTTAACACTTCATCTATGGTACTACATTAGCAAGTTGATAGTAAGTCAGTTGTTCAACACATTATACTTTGATATACATTTACAGCAAAATATAATGGCACTATAATCATCAAAGAGAAAAACAGCACTCAGTAATACTTGAAATAATCTGTGTAGGCAAAAAATAACATCTGAAATGGAGAAAATAGTTTGCGACAAATGCTGTGCGATGTGTAAGTTCATGGCAATCAGGTGAGGGTCTGGGGCGGAACCCCCCAATATATTAATATGGCAGTTGGATGGGGGTCTGAGGGCGAAGCCCCTGGGGTAGTAAGGTGTTGGTtcatatggtgatatatatatttcccagaaATGGCTTGAATTAAGAAGGATGCTGCCAATTTGTAAACATTACAAGattaatctttacagtatggatgcacTAAGCTAGGAAAAATTGAATTCTTGCAGAGGACTAAAAACTGCAGTTGCCCGCCAGTACAAGAAATACTCCACAAACATGAAAGGTGATGCCATAAATATTGGAAAATCTTCACAGTAAGCACTGCTCACAGTGCTCCCaagtttcagctctatcttgtTGTACATACTGAGGTGAAGATAATGTTTGCTAGGGGGCTGTTAGGGGTCAGAGCCTTCAGTCCTCCTCTTCGGCAGTCTCCCAGTCATGAAAAATTAGATTgttgttgaataaattttgtgaagAAGAATTGGGGACTTAGTGTCTGGTGAGTGAGTCAGTACTGTAAGGAATTACCCAAtacaaatgcttatatatatatatatatatatatatatatatatatagtatatatatatataatataatatatatatatatatatatatattatatataaatatatatagatatactatatataatatatatatattataaaatatatatatatatacatatatatattatatatatacatatatatatatatatatatatatacatatatatatattaatatatatatatatatatataaatatatatatttttaaatattttaaaaaaatatatatcaaaataaaatataatataataaaaaaatatttaataacaatacttttttttttaaaaaaaaattatatatatattatataaaaaatatataaaaattataaaataatagaaaaactatatattatatattttaaaataaaataaaatatataaaatttttatatatttttttataaaattttatttttttttatattataaatttttttttatatatataataattatatatattttaaaaattatattatataaaaaaaatttaacatattattttatataaaaaatttaataattaatattataatataaaattatatatatatatatatataatatataaatatatatatatcccaacacacacatatacatatatataatttgatggaaaacagcaagagattcaTGCAGATTACAGTGTGGATAATGATTGCAAGATTGCGTGGCAGTGTGAAAATcaaatattacttttaaattttattcacaaCCAGATATATTCGTGGAGCGATTTAGTCCCTGAGAACTACTGAACAACCTAGTAACTATAAATCACCGCTCGAGGTTCTAAATAATATACTGATGGCATTCAGTTCTGCCAATAATAGGTATTACCAATATCAGCGATatagtacttttttctttttactttcgttGAATaccaaatatttttcttcttgcaGGCTGAACGCACACTTGTGTTTACATTTTACAATCAGCTGATTTTCGTTCACATCTGCTGATCATAAATGGAGGGATTGTAACTATAAGCTATTgatttctttattcatctttctgtAATCTAGTCGTGAATACAATTTATGTGCAAATGTTTTGTATGCACTAAACTCAAAATAGTGCAAAAAGTATATAAAGCACACAGAAGTATATACGTATTTTGTTTCTGCACaagctttctttttttgtagtgtctattataacagttaattaaataaataagtgaatttatgtattatattgcaaaaatatattagaatagttcttgttaaatttttaaatagggTAAGTGCAAACAGAATGCTGTGTCGGATGTGAAGTAGCAACACGTGTGACGGTAAGTGTAAACATAACAGCATCATTCTGCCTCTATTTTCGTTCACTTAATTACTGGTAAAGGAGGCAAAATTCACGAAACATAAGATCCTTTCGGGAATTCTCCGCGATTGCTATGGAAAACTTTGAAAACTAAATTTTTCGTCGTAAACTCTAATACCAGTTATCTATTTACTTCCACTTCGAACTTGCTGCTCAAATTTTAACTAGACATTCTATATTTTGCGAATTTCACAGTATCTTCACCATGCTAGCTAACAGAATTTCGTAGAAATCATAATATGAATGGTACTTATGAAAATTCAGTCCGCATCTGAAAAGTTCACCTATTGTGGGGTTAGTCACTGCAATGCAACATTAGCGACGTACATGATCCTGTGCACGAGAACGGCATGTACTATTATCAGAAAATGGTAGGGTTAGGTGATgaggtatttatgtatttttgtcaaTGTAAAGACTCTGTGACCCTTCGAAACTCTGCTCTGTTTCAGCTAAGAGATGAGTAGGAGCCCATCCATACCAGACACGAGGGGTTTTGAGATTTGAACTGGCTCTAGAGctatgaaagcatttcattaataataatattaattttggtaTCACTGGGATGTTTATGAAGAGTACAGAAATGTAGTTTAGTCCCTTGGtgacatataatttcatataaaatttttgctAAAATCTTTTACATGTGCTTTTACAAACATACCACAGTGAGGTGTAGCACTTAATTTCAAGCTAAATTGGCTCCATTTCAGTGTAATTAAGTTTAGTGATTCTGTGACCCAGTGTATGTCAACTGTTGAATGGTGGAGGTCACATTCAAatggatagtgatagtgatataatTTCAGCAGCACAACAACTACTGTCTGCAGTGGCATCTTCATCAGGggttgaaagatttttttcaagCTATGGTATAGTTCATTCAAAACTAAGAAACCGGCTGATGATAGAAAGAgcagcatacatatacatacatacatacatacatacatacatacatacatacatacatacatacatacatacatacatacatacatacatacatagtacatacatacatgcaaaagcatacatgacatatatacataatacatacatattaatcatgatatatatatatatatatatatatatatatatatatatatatatatatatatatatatatatatatatatatattatacacatacatatacacatatgcacatgcacacatacactagTTCCTGAAGGAATTAGTGATTGAGTGATCATgccatatatctgtatctgtttcattcaaccagatttttttttctttgcagacttaaaaataacaataaaatggggaagaaaaaggcAGGAGCAAGTGCCGAGAGCCTTGCATCAACTCCCATCAATTTTGCTCCTGAGTTTGATGGTCTTTTAGGGTTTGAAGAAATCAAATCTTGTACATTATTGAAATTTGACAAGAGGAAAGGCAGATTAAAGAGGGAAGTGTGGAAAAATGGTAAAATTGTGAGAGAGGTAAGCAGTGATTCACATAAgctatttttattgtaatcattactattattattattgaaaatgttattttattatgatgattatgatgttttgaggaggaggaggaggacattattattattattgctgttattcttgtaattgttgttgttattgttctctattttttaacatcatcatatctgttattattaattcattattattgattcagAATTAGCTACATTCTTATTGGTATTTGTTGTTCTAACCGATAATAGTATTGTTGTTAGATGTTGATAATTACTCTatatttgttactatcattgcaACTGTTACTTTCAGTGTTTAATATTATTAGACTTAATAGCTTAACTCTTTTAATGCTCTATatgcagaagaagcagaagaaaaagaaggaacaagCCACTGCAAAGCAGATTACAGAggtttctgaaaaaaataagacagagaAAAGTGAAGATGCTtctgaaaagaagaaagtgaagaagaaaaaaaagaaaaagggcatcAAAGCAAATACCAATATTGTGGAGAAACTTGACTTGGATGCAGCAGAAGCAGTTGGTGCTAATAGTGAAAATCACATTGACAACAAGTTAGAAACTCCAGCAAACTTGGAAGAGATAGGAAGTCAGTCAAAGGAAGGTGATGTCAAGAAGACAtctgggaaaaagagaaaaaagaagggtagATCGGCTCCAGCAAACACTAAGAAGACACGCTATGACAAAGCCAGTTACCATGGCACTAACCaaacagaggagaaggaggttgaCATATCCTCCTGGCTGAGTATTTACACCCCAGAGCCTGTGACAGATGCCATTGCAAAACTAGGATTTTCGGAGCCAACAGAGATTCAAGTAAGGACTTcttgttcattattttattttaggtggTGAATTATTATGcccctttcatttatttatttatttattgaaatcttCATCtctatcaaacttttttttcttcacagaaACTTACTATTCCACCAGCAATTAAAGGTCGCATGGATATTATTGGAGCTGCAGAAACAGGCAGTGGAAAGACTCTTGCCTTTGGAATACCTATCATTCATGGAATCTTGCTTGACAAAGAGCGTGAAGGCTGATGGTAACGACAGTGGCTTGGAGAGTAGTGACGATGAGGAGGGAGTAGAGTATGGAGAATTGTCAGGCATGAATCATGGAAATGTTTAAAGAAAttgaaaacaaagaagagaatgTAATGgatgagacagagatagaaggtTTTGATGTTCCCATTGGGGAGAATGCCATTGAAGTGTTAGATCCTTCAAGCTTTGACTTTGAGGGCAATGACAtggaagatagggagaaggaaggggaactaAAGGATGAGattgaggatgaagatgaggatgaggatgaagatgaggatgaggatgaagatgaggatgaagatgaggctgatgatgatgaagacgacaTTGAAGACAATGTTTCAGTAGATGAAGAGGATGTTGAGGTTTTAGATCCTTCTGCCTTATATTTAAATGGAGAAGACTTGGAAGATAGTGAGGAAGAGGGTGTACCTGAAGAATTAGATTCTGAAAGTGAGGAGGAAATACAGGAACCATTTGAGTTACCAGATGAAGTAGAATCTGATGAAAATGATTGTGAAATTGGAGCAGATGGTTGGGAAGACGATATACCAGTAGAAGATGAGGAGATGGGAAATCAAGGTTTTGGTTGTGTTAGGGTTATTAAAGATGTTAAATTTGACTTTCTGAATGAGGACAAGGTTCAGAAATATCCTCGGAGGAAGCTCCGTGCTCTTATCATTACGCCCACAAGAGAACTTGCAGTTCAGGTGAGATTCTGTGTAAATATAGAAATATCTTCAGAATGAATATACCTAAGGAGATG
This window encodes:
- the LOC119571371 gene encoding LOW QUALITY PROTEIN: ATP-dependent RNA helicase DDX24-like (The sequence of the model RefSeq protein was modified relative to this genomic sequence to represent the inferred CDS: deleted 2 bases in 2 codons) codes for the protein MGKKKAGASAESLASTPINFAPEFDGLLGFEEIKSCTLLKFDKRKGRLKREVWKNGKIVREKKQKKKKEQATAKQITEVSEKNKTEKSEDASEKKKVKKKKKKKGIKANTNIVEKLDLDAAEAVGANSENHIDNKLETPANLEEIGSQSKEGDVKKTSGKKRKKKGRSAPANTKKTRYDKASYHGTNQTEEKEVDISSWLSIYTPEPVTDAIAKLGFSEPTEIQKLTIPPAIKGRMDIIGAAETGSGKTLAFGIPIIHGILLDKEREADGNDSGLESSDDEEGVEYGELSGMNHGNVKEIENKEENVMDETEIEGFDVPIGENAIEVLDPSSFDFEGNDMEDREKEGELKDEIEDEDEDEDEDEDEDEDEDEDEADDDEDDIEDNVSVDEEDVEVLDPSALYLNGEDLEDSEEEGVPEELDSESEEEIQEPFELPDEVESDENDCEIGADGWEDDIPVEDEEMGNQGFGCVRVIKDVKFDFLNEDKVQKYPRRKLRALIITPTRELAVQINSHLLAVLVNTDIKTAVVVGGMSSQKQERVLARGPDIVIGTPGRLWELLQQGNHHLCQLPYIRYLAIDETDRMVERGHFQELTKLLEVINSEESAKEKRQTFVFSATLTMIHALPKRMNFKKKVVQMTSEIKIENLVRMIGIKKNRKVVDVTRKFGTAESLTEAKIFCDKEEKDYYLYYLLKQYPGRTLVFCNSIDCVRRLNNLFNILQCHPQPLHASMPQKQRLKSLERFSSNPRALLLATDVAARGLDIPNIQHVIHYQVPRTAETYVHRSGRTARAAQEGLSILFIDSSEISKYHQLCRTLNRETELPPFPTDICIMKQVKERVNFARNLEKREHITRKQNVEEDWWKKMAKEAMLDLDEEEYDEDFDREKKMKTAQNKREINAMRAQMMQMLKKPLLSSNFSSRYPTQSGSLVNPFQSAQDLENSVGSVIANNKAINHVKKESKDFSKLVKTVKIKPPLSRTSKKKMKGFEKRKFRREQEKKRFLKEREAERRGEM
- the LOC119571384 gene encoding rRNA methyltransferase 2, mitochondrial-like; its protein translation is MRSLSFNWIQVASLSTSSVTCKVIPKNLKGRNKSSQDWLHRQLNDPYVKLAKYEQYRARSAYKLLEMDNQHKILKPGQVIIECGAAPGAWTQVAVSRVNSLPKDKSKPQGLVIGVDLTPVHSLPGATFLGGRDFTCPKTQQQLLDLLQGRKVNVVLSDMAPNASGTKALDHENIINLAYSALRFAVQNSAIGGSFLCKIWEGYMTQKISDDMRKFYKNVKPIKPPSSRSDSAEKFLLCRNFLGVK